One Deltaproteobacteria bacterium genomic region harbors:
- the serC gene encoding 3-phosphoserine/phosphohydroxythreonine transaminase: MNFNPGPAALPLSVLEEVKAEFLDFAGTGMSILEASHRGKEYEAVHNETQALLKELLGLGDDTQVLFMGGGATTQFALVPMNFLAKDKSADYLVTGAWSQKAVKEAKHFGTPNIAANTEENKVFLRIPRAEECRFTDGAAYVHLTSNNTIFGTQWQWWPETRAPLVADMSSDILSRPFPAQRFALIYAGAQKNLGPAGVTVIVVKKDFLAQAREDLPSLMSYKAVAKENSLLNTAPCFPIYVVGKTLKWLKGKGGLVAMEKENQAKGSLIYGVLDAHAGFYRAPVEKGSRSLMNVVFRLPSEELEAKFVSEAKAAGMVGLKGHRSAGGIRVSTYNAVPLEWVKAVSDFMVEFARKNG, from the coding sequence ATGAACTTCAATCCGGGTCCAGCGGCCCTGCCCCTCTCGGTGCTCGAGGAGGTGAAGGCCGAATTCCTCGATTTCGCTGGCACGGGGATGTCGATCCTCGAGGCCAGCCACCGCGGCAAGGAGTACGAGGCGGTGCACAACGAGACGCAGGCGCTGCTCAAGGAGCTCCTGGGCCTCGGCGACGATACGCAGGTGCTCTTCATGGGCGGCGGCGCGACGACGCAGTTCGCGCTGGTGCCGATGAACTTCCTGGCCAAGGACAAGAGCGCGGACTACCTGGTAACGGGGGCCTGGTCGCAGAAGGCGGTGAAGGAGGCCAAGCACTTCGGCACGCCGAACATCGCCGCGAACACCGAGGAGAACAAGGTCTTCTTGCGCATCCCGCGCGCCGAGGAGTGCCGCTTCACCGACGGCGCGGCGTACGTGCACCTGACCTCGAACAACACGATCTTCGGCACGCAGTGGCAGTGGTGGCCCGAGACGCGGGCGCCGCTCGTCGCGGACATGTCCTCGGACATCCTCTCGCGGCCTTTCCCGGCGCAGCGCTTCGCGCTCATCTACGCCGGCGCGCAGAAGAACCTCGGGCCGGCCGGTGTGACGGTGATCGTGGTGAAGAAGGACTTCCTGGCGCAGGCGCGCGAGGACCTGCCCAGCCTGATGAGCTACAAGGCGGTGGCCAAGGAGAACTCGCTCCTCAACACGGCCCCCTGCTTCCCGATCTACGTGGTGGGCAAGACGCTCAAGTGGCTCAAGGGCAAGGGTGGGCTCGTGGCGATGGAGAAGGAGAACCAGGCCAAGGGGAGCCTGATCTACGGCGTGCTCGACGCGCACGCGGGCTTCTATCGCGCCCCCGTCGAGAAGGGGAGCCGCTCGCTGATGAACGTGGTCTTCCGGCTCCCGTCGGAGGAGCTCGAGGCCAAGTTCGTCTCCGAGGCCAAGGCCGCGGGGATGGTGGGCCTGAAGGGGCACCGCTCGGCGGGCGGGATCCGCGTCTCGACCTACAACGCCGTGCCGCTCGAGTGGGTCAAGGCGGTCTCGGACTTCATGGTCGAGTTCGCGCGGAAGAACGGATAG
- a CDS encoding cellulase family glycosylhydrolase, which yields MSGGGRALVGLSLVGLASFGCVADDGVPPTRLAVRDGFLRDADGRAVILRGVNLSGEHKRTSRFAWHRAEDFRRVRTDWGLNAVRLLVAWAAVEPERGRIDRDYLERLAERVRWAEEAGLLVVLDLHQDVWGEGFPEGNGAPRWTCPEENYARHKVPELWLLAYATPEVTGCFDGFWRDGALQERYAEAWAAVARRLAGSRAVVGFDVMNEPHWGSHPVWSFEAARLQPFYERVSARVQAEAPHWLPFLEPAASRNMGLPTGLRPIAGRPFVYAPHSYDATAEQGLGFSEERRQAVVDHVAALAADARALGAPLWLGEYGGVAGHPGIAAYLDAEYAAAGAVAAGTMVWHYGKDAGYGLLDETGREKPELLASLVRPYPSRVAGRPRRYGFEPGARRFEVVFDPDPESAAPTELVVPPRVYRAGYRVLCDGCVHEVDGDTLRIGQAPTSRPARVVLEPRQ from the coding sequence GTGAGTGGCGGCGGCCGCGCGCTCGTCGGGCTGAGCCTCGTCGGGCTCGCGTCCTTCGGGTGCGTGGCCGACGACGGCGTGCCCCCGACGCGCCTCGCGGTGCGCGATGGTTTTCTGCGCGACGCCGACGGGAGGGCCGTGATCCTGCGGGGGGTCAACCTCTCGGGCGAGCACAAGCGGACCTCTCGCTTCGCGTGGCACCGAGCCGAGGACTTCCGGCGGGTGCGAACGGACTGGGGGCTGAACGCGGTGCGCCTGCTCGTGGCGTGGGCGGCGGTGGAGCCCGAGCGTGGACGCATCGACCGCGACTACCTGGAGCGCCTGGCCGAGCGGGTGCGGTGGGCCGAGGAGGCCGGGCTCCTGGTCGTGCTCGATCTGCACCAGGACGTCTGGGGCGAGGGCTTCCCCGAGGGAAACGGCGCGCCGCGCTGGACCTGCCCCGAGGAGAACTACGCCCGGCACAAGGTGCCCGAGCTGTGGCTCCTGGCCTACGCCACGCCGGAGGTGACCGGCTGCTTCGACGGCTTCTGGCGGGACGGCGCGCTGCAGGAACGCTATGCGGAGGCCTGGGCCGCGGTCGCGCGGCGCTTGGCGGGCTCGCGCGCCGTGGTCGGCTTCGACGTGATGAACGAGCCGCACTGGGGGAGCCATCCGGTCTGGAGCTTCGAGGCCGCGCGGTTGCAGCCGTTCTACGAACGGGTCAGCGCGCGCGTGCAGGCCGAGGCCCCGCACTGGCTTCCTTTCCTGGAGCCCGCGGCGAGCCGCAACATGGGCCTCCCGACGGGGCTCCGGCCGATCGCGGGGCGACCCTTCGTGTACGCGCCGCACAGCTACGACGCGACGGCGGAGCAGGGGCTCGGTTTCTCCGAGGAGCGCAGGCAAGCCGTGGTCGATCACGTGGCGGCGCTGGCGGCGGACGCGCGGGCTCTCGGCGCACCGCTCTGGCTCGGCGAGTACGGGGGCGTCGCGGGTCATCCGGGGATCGCGGCCTACCTGGACGCGGAGTACGCGGCGGCCGGGGCCGTGGCGGCGGGGACGATGGTCTGGCACTACGGGAAGGACGCCGGGTACGGGCTGCTCGACGAGACGGGGCGTGAGAAACCGGAGCTCCTGGCGTCGCTCGTCCGGCCCTATCCGTCGCGCGTCGCAGGAAGACCGCGGCGCTACGGGTTCGAGCCGGGGGCGCGGCGCTTCGAGGTGGTCTTCGACCCGGACCCGGAGAGCGCGGCACCCACGGAGCTCGTCGTTCCGCCCCGCGTCTACCGGGCCGGGTATCGCGTGCTCTGCGACGGCTGCGTTCACGAGGTAGATGGGGACACGTTGCGCATCGGCCAGGCCCCGACCAGCCGACCGGCGCGCGTGGTGCTCGAGCCGCGGCAGTAG
- a CDS encoding hydroxyacid dehydrogenase, whose amino-acid sequence MLILISDAFDASLPGRLAKFGEVTEDKARLAEAEVVLVRSKTKCTREYMDSAPKLKLIIRGGVGLDNVDAEAAKQKGIRVDNTPEASTVAVAELAMALMIAAPNQLTTGHSAMVEGKWLKNEIKRTELYKKTLGLIGIGRIGSAVAQRAKGFEMRVVAYDAYVKSSPAAELWPLERVIAESDYLSLHTPLTAETRQMINADTLGKMKKGVIIVNTGRGECVDEAALAKALESGHVGCYATDVWTSDPPPTDCPLLKAPRVIMMPHVGGSSKENLGRIGDQVVEKIGAYLSEKEKRS is encoded by the coding sequence ATGCTGATCCTGATTTCGGATGCGTTCGATGCGTCGCTCCCCGGCCGATTGGCCAAGTTCGGGGAGGTCACCGAGGACAAGGCGCGCCTCGCCGAGGCGGAGGTCGTACTCGTGCGCAGCAAGACCAAGTGCACGCGCGAGTATATGGACTCGGCCCCCAAGCTGAAGCTGATCATTCGCGGCGGCGTGGGGCTCGATAACGTGGACGCCGAGGCCGCCAAGCAGAAGGGGATCCGCGTGGACAACACGCCGGAGGCCTCGACGGTGGCGGTGGCCGAGCTGGCCATGGCGCTGATGATCGCCGCGCCGAACCAGCTCACTACGGGGCACAGCGCGATGGTCGAGGGGAAGTGGCTGAAGAACGAGATCAAGCGCACCGAGCTCTACAAGAAGACCCTCGGCTTGATCGGCATCGGGCGCATCGGCTCGGCGGTAGCGCAGCGCGCGAAGGGCTTCGAGATGCGCGTGGTGGCCTACGACGCGTACGTCAAGAGCTCGCCGGCGGCGGAGCTCTGGCCGCTCGAGCGCGTGATCGCCGAGTCGGACTACCTCTCGCTGCACACGCCGCTCACGGCCGAGACGCGGCAGATGATCAACGCCGACACGCTCGGCAAGATGAAGAAGGGCGTGATCATCGTGAACACCGGCCGCGGCGAGTGCGTCGACGAGGCGGCGCTGGCGAAGGCCCTCGAGAGCGGGCACGTCGGCTGCTACGCCACGGACGTCTGGACCAGCGACCCGCCCCCGACCGATTGCCCGCTGCTCAAGGCGCCGCGCGTGATCATGATGCCGCACGTGGGGGGCAGCAGTAAGGAGAACCTCGGCCGCATCGGCGATCAGGTGGTCGAGAAGATCGGCGCGTACCTGAGCGAAAAGGAGAAGCGATCGTGA
- a CDS encoding serine/threonine protein kinase, translated as MHLPAHFGKFRLMERIGGGRLSQVFRVGRRGATRAPSVALKRVNPALIGEDAFVQLVVREAGLLSRLEHDSLCACHEMGVVDGSAFLTLDLVDGCTLRALMRRLAQLEVRLTVSAVLALAYQLATVLDYLHRECPTPLVHLDLSPQNVMLTRDGQAKLIDFGIARFLDGHDPPPLGGKIAGTVGYMSPEQARGATTLDARADQFGLGILLWELLTGRRLFRGGNTSGTWKKMREGDIPTGSLGGDRPTPLVKVVARLLGPAPEDRYPHLGQVGAELSAGATQPLSGRRPLSALVSRLLADPSFDPYDVVTRPEREASAPEIPRGDFETDEYEEISIQVDFGAGTPGAQIRAAVPDPNEPPTSPFLETIPESRAGGVY; from the coding sequence ATGCACCTGCCGGCCCACTTCGGCAAGTTCCGGCTGATGGAGCGCATCGGCGGCGGACGCCTCTCGCAGGTCTTCCGCGTCGGCCGACGCGGCGCCACGCGCGCGCCCTCCGTGGCGCTGAAGCGCGTCAACCCGGCGCTCATCGGCGAGGACGCCTTCGTGCAGCTCGTGGTGCGCGAGGCGGGGCTCCTCTCGCGCCTCGAGCACGACAGCCTCTGCGCGTGCCACGAGATGGGCGTGGTGGACGGCAGCGCCTTCCTCACCCTGGATCTCGTCGACGGCTGCACGCTGCGGGCGCTCATGCGGCGGCTGGCGCAGCTCGAGGTGCGGCTCACCGTGTCGGCGGTGCTCGCGCTCGCCTATCAGCTCGCCACGGTGCTCGACTATCTGCATCGCGAGTGCCCGACCCCCCTCGTGCACCTGGACCTGAGCCCCCAGAACGTGATGCTCACGCGAGACGGGCAGGCCAAGCTCATCGACTTCGGCATCGCCCGCTTTCTCGACGGGCACGACCCGCCCCCGCTCGGCGGGAAGATCGCCGGCACGGTGGGCTACATGTCCCCCGAGCAGGCCCGCGGCGCGACGACGCTCGACGCGCGCGCCGACCAGTTCGGCCTCGGCATCTTGCTCTGGGAGCTCCTCACGGGTCGCCGTCTCTTCCGCGGCGGCAACACGAGCGGCACCTGGAAGAAGATGCGCGAAGGCGACATCCCCACGGGCTCGCTCGGCGGCGACCGGCCCACGCCGCTGGTGAAGGTGGTGGCGCGCCTGCTCGGCCCCGCCCCCGAGGACCGCTATCCGCACCTCGGCCAGGTGGGCGCCGAGCTCTCCGCGGGGGCCACCCAGCCCCTCTCCGGTCGCCGGCCGCTCTCGGCGCTCGTGAGTCGCCTGCTCGCCGACCCCTCGTTCGATCCCTACGACGTGGTGACGCGACCCGAACGCGAGGCGAGCGCCCCCGAGATCCCGCGCGGGGACTTCGAGACCGACGAGTACGAGGAGATCAGCATCCAGGTGGATTTCGGCGCGGGCACCCCCGGCGCCCAGATCCGCGCCGCGGTGCCCGACCCGAACGAGCCGCCGACCTCCCCCTTCCTCGAGACGATCCCCGAGAGCCGGGCCGGCGGGGTCTACTGA
- a CDS encoding cytochrome c has translation MRPTTIVAWVGLGLLAAGCVPKPKQDYTLEQIPQIPTLKELMHFQAHTVDPWFGKRKQKSFSAEEHEALVGVGQKLVATAALLRDKFAQQKAPSFATYAGQMHGESGKLVTAAQAKNASGVSDALEGVRKACAACHTEYK, from the coding sequence ATGAGACCAACGACGATCGTCGCGTGGGTGGGCCTCGGCCTGCTCGCCGCGGGGTGCGTACCCAAGCCCAAGCAGGACTACACCCTCGAGCAGATCCCGCAGATCCCGACGCTGAAGGAGCTGATGCACTTCCAAGCGCACACGGTCGATCCGTGGTTCGGCAAGCGCAAGCAGAAGAGCTTCAGCGCCGAGGAGCACGAGGCGCTCGTCGGCGTGGGCCAGAAGCTCGTGGCCACCGCCGCGCTCCTGCGGGACAAGTTCGCGCAGCAGAAGGCGCCGAGCTTCGCCACCTACGCCGGTCAGATGCACGGCGAGTCGGGCAAGCTCGTGACCGCCGCCCAGGCGAAGAACGCGAGCGGGGTCTCCGACGCTCTCGAGGGAGTGCGCAAGGCCTGCGCCGCCTGTCACACCGAGTACAAGTGA
- a CDS encoding metallophosphoesterase family protein codes for MTRRMVCATLTAVGVFLLGSGVARARPEGVRLSVVEPAHTSMGVAWNTVDGAPEAVVEYRPVPPRGLGGDGAAARPWQRTVGVTRPLGGPLGTLSEVVLTGLAPGATYVYRAGGPRGGFSTEYRFRTAPAPHPVCGHVRLAYAADSRAEGWQKGFGASARWPLLAAQALTRGAALILHGGDIVHDGRKPVQWAHHVRTSELVAARLPIMYALGNHDDGPGEGERANYNRLLLLPRAARALGGHGVEDYYGFRYGNAVIVALSTETFRGGARPFAEQARWLDRFLARNPARWRVVFMHRPIYTHRIWPINHPPNEAGQNAALVPILNKHRVDLVLAGHNHWYERFAASRCANGASPSPCPVAPGERGTVYVTSAGGGAFPVPFPGKTSPARPAAATGFHLVLVELEPTRLVLRALAEDGRELDRHEIGKRDPEGQSCDTHPPPP; via the coding sequence ATGACGCGTCGGATGGTGTGCGCCACCCTTACCGCAGTCGGCGTCTTTCTCCTCGGAAGCGGAGTCGCTCGCGCCCGCCCCGAGGGAGTGCGCCTCTCGGTGGTCGAACCGGCCCACACCTCCATGGGAGTGGCCTGGAACACCGTCGACGGCGCCCCGGAGGCGGTGGTCGAGTACCGGCCGGTACCGCCCCGAGGCCTCGGCGGCGACGGCGCGGCGGCACGCCCGTGGCAGCGCACGGTCGGAGTCACGCGCCCGCTCGGCGGCCCTCTCGGGACCCTGAGCGAGGTAGTCCTCACGGGCCTCGCCCCGGGCGCGACCTACGTCTATCGCGCGGGCGGACCGCGGGGCGGCTTCTCGACGGAGTACCGCTTCCGCACCGCTCCCGCACCGCACCCCGTCTGCGGCCACGTGCGGCTGGCCTACGCGGCCGACTCCCGCGCCGAGGGCTGGCAGAAGGGCTTCGGGGCGAGCGCGCGCTGGCCGCTCCTCGCCGCCCAGGCCCTCACCCGGGGGGCTGCGCTGATCTTGCACGGAGGAGACATCGTCCACGACGGCCGCAAGCCGGTGCAATGGGCCCACCACGTGCGCACGAGCGAGCTCGTGGCGGCGCGGCTGCCGATCATGTACGCGCTCGGGAACCACGACGACGGCCCCGGGGAAGGCGAACGCGCGAACTACAACCGCCTGCTGCTCCTGCCGCGCGCCGCACGGGCCCTCGGCGGTCACGGCGTCGAGGACTACTACGGCTTCCGCTACGGCAACGCCGTCATCGTCGCGCTCTCGACGGAGACCTTCCGCGGCGGGGCGCGCCCGTTCGCCGAGCAGGCCCGCTGGCTGGACCGCTTTCTCGCGCGGAACCCCGCCCGCTGGCGCGTGGTCTTCATGCACCGACCGATCTACACGCACCGCATCTGGCCGATCAACCATCCCCCGAACGAGGCGGGCCAGAACGCGGCGCTGGTGCCCATCCTGAACAAGCACCGCGTGGACCTCGTACTCGCGGGGCACAACCACTGGTACGAGCGCTTCGCCGCCTCCCGCTGCGCGAACGGCGCGAGCCCGTCCCCCTGCCCTGTAGCCCCAGGTGAGAGGGGAACGGTCTACGTGACCTCCGCCGGCGGCGGCGCCTTCCCGGTCCCCTTTCCCGGCAAGACGAGCCCTGCACGCCCCGCGGCGGCGACGGGCTTTCATCTGGTGCTGGTCGAGCTCGAGCCCACGCGCCTCGTCTTGCGCGCCCTCGCCGAGGACGGACGGGAGCTCGACCGCCACGAGATCGGCAAGCGCGACCCGGAGGGGCAGAGCTGCGACACGCACCCACCTCCGCCGTGA